In Microplitis mediator isolate UGA2020A chromosome 9, iyMicMedi2.1, whole genome shotgun sequence, the DNA window CTTCACGACCTGCTATCACGTTTCTGGACTCAAGAAGAAATTCCAGTCACCAAAATCAAGAAACTCAACCCAGATGAAGAGGCGTGTGAAGCGCATTTTCAGCAAACTCATCGACGAGACAGTTCAGGACGGGACATAGTCCTACTGCCAGTCAAATCGTCACCTCAACAACTGGGAAATTCGTACTTAGCAGCATACCACTGTCTTATTCATCCGAAACGTCGTCTAGACCATGCCGATCGTCTGAAAGCACTCTATCTTGATTTTCTGAGGGAATACAAAAAACTCAACCACATGGTGGAATCAACTCAATCAACAACAAGTGAACCAGCCAATTATCTCCCTCATCATGGAGTATTACGGGAGAGCAGCATTACAACTAAGCTGCGAGTAGTTTTCAACGGTTAAAAACCCACCAGCTCAGGTTTTTCACTCAACGATGTGCTCCACACCGGTCCTAAGCTGCAACTAGATATCTTTGACGTACTCATCGGAGTTCGCACTCATAAACTCATCTTCATAACAGATATCACGAAGATGTTTAGACAGATTTTAGTCGACGAACGCGATCAAACACTTCAACAACTACTCTCGTTCAACGAACAGAGCCAAATCACTCCATACAAACTCACCACAGTCACCTACGGGACCAGACCAGCTTCATATTTGGCCGTTTGTGCTCTACTTCAATCGGTGGAAGACGAAGAACATCGATTTCCTCTGGTGATCATTCCACTCACACACGGAAGATACGTTGACGGGCTCCCCCTCATTTTATCTCAGAAATGATGTCTCGGACGAAAAAATCTCAGCGAAAAAATctcatgaaaaaatatctctaaactaaaatatctcagtataaatatatcttaTGCATAAACATCTTGGtacaaaaattactcaattaGTTTAAGTATTCGAAAATcacaatttattatattatacgtGAAATATTACgcattaaatattcattattgtaaaataataacttaaaaactacattaaatatttatttgctggatcgggatggtgaaagaaataataagtcactaatttggtgtattgtccatatttaataaaaataaatcacagataTAGCGAAGAGTACAAGAGTCGATCACGAGTTTTATTAGAGCACTTATTAAACATCATTCGATTgcatttgagtttaattgagttttatataaattgcatggcaccgtacacatgaaatattatatacattatatatcgAGCGCAGTTAAATTGAAGATCGAGTTTTTCGAGTTTAGTAGAATatgagtttttataattttacacggcaccatacacgtgaattaataaattacatagaGCGcagtaatgaataaattattgacaattaataatttacaaatatcacAATATTTCGAATATAAATTCAagtcacaattaattttaatacgcGACATAGAGTACGAGTAAGAGCCGAGTATTACTGGGAGATGCGTAGCGACCGAGTCTGAACGTATAAAATTACTttgcagtcacaaataaaatttgatattgatttttgagaTTAAAGATTAATGGATGACTGAATGATGACATCAGTCACACCAGTTGACATCATgcacaagtaaataattaatcgatgaATAATGAAAGTGAATgtaaattaagaataattatttgtggctgcaaagtcacgtgattgcgagtatatgtatatatatatatatagccgGCAGGTTATTTTGACACGTGGTCAACACAAAAATGATcacagattttataaattaaattgagaatataactgaaaaatatagatGAATAATAATACCTGATGATTTTGCGAGTAGTAATCAAATTAATGTAATCAATGACACACGATAATTTGTACGATGTAATTGAATATTATGATAAACTTATAGCACGTGGTGGTCTATCACAAGTGATGTAGAATAATGCCAGTTGCCGCGTAGCTGGCTATCGAgttgaaattccgagtatcagagggcgcgtcgatagcagcacctctgatatagtagagcgtcaaattatcaagtgttctggcgcgaacatttgaaatttacgcaacaattatacaaaaaatagattattatatatatatatataattatatcacaTAGATATCACGATTATTATATAACATTTCACATTATGTGCATACTAAAACATAACATTATAGGCAATTCCACgcaaatattgtaaaatatcgTTTGACTTATTGTAGTTTTTGACAAGATTATATAGATGATCATCACGGtcacgatattttttttctttcatcattattattccCAGCTATTAATCGCTCGATTTCACACTCTGTCAACGACATCTTATTTGTAATAGTTGAATAAACTTCCAAATAGTTATAtgagcagcagcagcagcacgATTATTAAATCCACAGTGCCAACCTTCTAACCGATTATTAGTACGATCATTATACTGCAGTGTGTTAATGTAATGATTCCATATAGTTGAAGCGTAAATTGCATTTGTTCGTTCTTTTTGGCGGTTCAGTGTGCTGATGCACGTACGCTCGAAATAATTTAGCAACGGTTCTAATTCATCGCTGTAAGTTATGTAAAATGGTGATGCGATAACTGTTTCATATGCGGCAATAACATCTTCAACTAGAACAAATGCAAGAGTACACAACATACGAAGATTCAATGAGTGATCAGCATCTGCCGCATAAAATTGTTGAAGTCCTGAAGCCTGTATTTCTCTCCATACACATTGTGTGAAGTAGAAAAAGCATCCATTCATGACAGCACCAGCAAATACTTTATTTGTGATTCTAATGAAAGCCATTTCATAATCTGCCACAACTACTTTGGGTTTTAATCTTGGTTCCAAAACTTTCAGTTCAGACaaaattcttttatatattttggatGTTTTACCTGTTGTTAATACGAACACAAGAGGTAAAACTTTGCCATGGACCGATGCATGTATGCTGTACATTTGATAAAAAAGATTTGGCACAGTTTTAAATGTACCGTCAGCATAAATAATACTACTACTACGTAAGtaattcatattttgttgAGTAGTAAATATTAGTAAACGGTCACTTCGTTGAGCATGATTGATAACAATATCTTTCAGTAAAAACGGCTCATTATTGCGGGTAACACTATAATTTTGAGGGATGATCAAGTCTTTGATAGTATTTGGACATACTGGagattcattattaatattacgaATTCTTCTAGCAGTTTGGCCTTAATCACGACGACTAGGTAATTCCCCTGATAAAGCATTTGGCACGTTAGCAACAGCAGAAGCAACGACAGTAGCTGCAGgatctttactttttttcgctTTGTATCGCATTTTTGCCATCGCAGTTAATATTTCTACTTTAGCAGGTTCAGCAGCGTGGTTATGGTCAGTCGCAGACGTAACTTTACCTAAgtataaaatatgttaaataatgtggtgtacaaattttaaataaaattatatttataacataaCAGACTGATTAAACGAACCATTTTTGGTTTTAGTGTTTGTTCTACAAATAGAACGGCATTTGCcacaattgtaataaatacaaCGCCATTGATGATCTTCAGGTCCCGCGCGGTAATAacgataaatatatttattatgcacTAAATTATAACCacctttttgatttttaattaacgtgAGCAGCATATTaatgatatataaaaattgatcgtatatattaatgaattaatatgaATATAACCTCTAAATTAGCCACACGTGTCGCCTGAGAGTTAAGAATAATACTATAAGAGAATCAGCTCAAAGTAATATTGAAATAAGAACATGCTGCCATTTACAATATCATGAATATAATGatcataattttatcaattatcgaTTTAAACAGATGAAAGAATTTggtaaattcaatatttgaGATTTATCATCCCGAGATATACAAGACTAATACATTTTTGtcgtgagaatttttttccatcgaGATATTAATGACTGAGATATTTTACCCGAGATGTTTTAGGCTGAGATATAAAGAGCAGTCACCACGTTGACGATATCTTCGGTGAAGCTGATGACTTGAATTCATTACATGTTGCTGATCAACTTGAAGCAATCTGCAAGGCGGGCGGATTCCCTCTTGCTATATGGGCAAGCAGTCATCCAAAATCACAACAACTCAATCATGTGGAAGCGATCAAGAATCACAAATTCGAGCATACAAACTCCAGCACAAAGATTCTGGGTATGTACTGATCTTGACACTCAGATCAATTTTACTTCACGTACTCACCACCATGCTCTACTCAAAAATTCACCAAAAGGATCATCCTATCGGAGATTGCTCAAAATTTGTTTCTCTTGAATTTCATGCACCTCTCATGATTCGAGCCAAAGTATTTATGCAGGAGCTGTGACTCGGAAAGCTCAGCTGGAGCACTCTAATGGCAGCCAATAATCGGTATAAATGGAGAAACTTCAAGAATCAACTCAAGCGCATATCTGAAATCAAAATTCCAAGATGGATCCACTCATCCACGTACTCAATCACCAAGATACATAGATTCTCGGATATTTCGCAATTGGCAATGACAGCTGACGTTTTCATCAAAGTCCGCACACCTGCTCATGAAGTCATAGTTACGCTGCTCTTCTCAAAAATCAAGGTGGCCCCGTTAAAACAATTATCGATACCAAGGTTGGAACTCACAGCATCTCACATGTTGGCAAAAATCATTAAACAATGCCAAAGCACTCTGAATCTCACTCAATCGCCAACATATTTGTGGACAGACTCAACAATCACTCTCACGTGGATCAAATCTCACTCGTCTCGCTGGAAGAAGTTTGTTCGGAACAGGGTGTCACAAATTCAAGATCTAGTTCCAGATGGCCACTGGAATTTTATTCCGGGCACACAAAACCCAGCAGACTGCGCAACACGAGGGTTGATGCCTACTCAACTCCGTGAGTGGCTCACCATGGTTGCTCAAGAGTTCATTGTCCTGGCCTAAATGTCCATTAATATATGATACAGAAGCTCAAGCAGAAGAACGGTATGGACTGGCCCTATTCTCATCCAattcatcaataaaatcaaGGTGGCCTATTATGGAAGGCCAATACCACTACTAAGCATGTTACGAGCTACTGCAATCTGCTTTAGACTCGTGACACGATCAAGAAATCACCAAACTCATTACTCAAGAATCCAATTACTTCTGATGAAATATCTCATGCACTCAACTTCTGTATTAAAGAAACTCAACGTATTCATTTTGCAAACGAGATCAACATGCACTCCAAACAGGCACCATGGCCAAATGGTCACCCATTCTCTCGATTGGCTGCATTCATCGACACCAACGGCATCATTTGAGTAAGTGGACGATTTGAACATGCTGCATTTCAAGACCAAAGTAAGCATCCTGCTACTCTACTACAGAATGCGGCACTCAGTAAACTTATCATCTCTGATGCTCACCAGCGTACCATGCATAGTGGTACTCAAATTATTCTTGCATTCCTACGACAAAAGTACTGGATCATTGGCGGTAGACAAACCAGTACGctcagttatttttaaatgtataataTGCGCACGACATCGTGCTGATAGAGCTCAACAACTCATGGTTCAGCTACCATCTACCATATCACTCAAAAATTGGAGACGCAGAGGTGCAAAAACATACAAAGGCTAGATTTGTGTTTTTGTTTGTCTTTCTACGTCAGCAGTACATCTAGAGGTAGTCAGCGACCACAGCTCTAGTGGGTTCATAGCAGCACTCCACAGATTCATCAGCCTGATGCATATGCACAGCACTCTATAGCGATTGCAGAACGACGTTCAAAGGCGCTGAAATTGATCTCAACCGTCTTTTCACTCAAGGAGCTTAAGAGTCAAGAAAAATACTGGATCACATCACTGTGAACAGTATTGCTTGGTATTTTAATCCTCCAGCAGCTCCACACATGGGTAGAAAGTGGGAAGCTGCTGTCAAATCACTCAAACACCATCTTACTCGAACAGTGGGAGAGTCTCCATTTACGTTTGAAGATTTACGACTCGTCTAACCCAGATTGAAGCTATCCCGAACTAAACCATTGGAGCCTATCACTGAAGATCCAGATGACATTGATGCACTCATTCGTGgcctttttttgtttgaacgaGCACTCAACATGATTCCTGAACCTGCACTCATCGATACAAACAGTTCTCAATTGTCTAGATGACAATTTCTACAATAATGTGTTCAACAGTTCTGGAATCATTGGTCAACAAGTTATCTGCAAAGACAGCTACCAATCACCAAGTGGCAACGTCCAACTCATTTAATTCAAGTTGGGTCACTTGTATTACTTACCGACGAAAGGTTTCCACCAACCAGGTGGCCTCTCGCTGATGTCATCGCATTGAACCCTGGCAAAGATGGATTGACCAGGGTTGCTCCACTTAAAACAGTGATTTCGACACTCATTCGTCCAATCACGAAGCTTGCGCTCTTACCAGTTGAACCAGAACCTGAAGAAGATGTCAACGAATAACTCACCTGGTTCATTGGCATGCTCAATGAAAGATGACGTACTCAAGAACTCATTAATCATCAACTCTGTTGCTGATAGCGGGCGGAATGTTGTGTAATTACAACtacatttgaattcaaatgtaCTTGCACTCCCGGCAATTggaggcagcacctactggggcctagtgACTACACTTTTTAAACTCGATCATACGTAGTGTGGCGTATGCGCATTGCCTATTTCCTACCTCGTGTCGAGAAGACTGACGCCGTTATCTTTCACAACGTAGTTTTCAATTGTTAAAACGTGCTCCTATTAATCGTAGCATTTCGCACTCATTTCGaggaaatcaattaaaatattcattcaaatgactgaaaaaatcattgagccccaaaattatataattatttatataatttacaaataaaaagtcaacaaaataattaatatcaaaaacATAGAATTTAAGTGATCAACGACAACATTTTTGAAGAGGTTACTCCGACGGAAACCATTACAGGTgcttaattatcaatttatcaaCTATTTAAAATGCTCACATAATTAAAAgacttaatttaataattatcctGATTATTCTTAtgctcaattatttaatttcaaattcattctCGCTCGGTAGCCTCTGCAATCATGCTACCTCGTGTTTACAAACAACTCgatcagtgtaatttattatagactCATTGCAATCAATTAAACTCAGTGCTCATTTTTCTTAAGACTTAATGTACTGAAATATTATGCGTTTGGTGCTCTTAAAGATAGGTATTAAAGTGTTCAATCATTTACTTCGCTCGGTTACCTTTTATTTCACATTTcttattatcatgacattCTTTTGATCAACTAAGTGTTTAACATAGACTCAAATGAATTATCTCAATTGATTTCAATGAATCACTTGAgctcaattctataatttgtatttaatttatcaaatgcCCATGAGCTTAACCGTTTTGcagcattaaataaattaaatcaacgatTTAATCATGTAACCTAGAGATATTATGTgctttgataaataaaaatattgtgatatttttaaatatgcgtatttttccaatatctcaaccaccaaccagtcctggcatgtaaaaatttcgaaaactcGATGTGATATAATTTGTAGGAATTGAAATTATCTACAATGAAAATCGTACAACGTTTTAAGATAAGTCTGACAGTTCCACCGAAAAAGTCgaataatagtaaaatttactatgaatctGCCTTTGACCctgaatattttttgagaagttagatttttcgaaaaatgataatcaaccttttttgtaaagcgttcaattttcaacaaaatacTTCATCGATTTTTCCGATACCTCCATTCCCTGTTGAGTGATAcaattccaaactaaaaaaaattgtttctcaTGTTATTTcaatgggaaatcgaaaatTGAGATGAGGCTGttgttaatgttaatattgagagcttaaactttaacagttttttattttcgtcatctcgaacaatattttcagtctaaattgtgaaaaaaaaatagttgattttttacaattagtCCAATATATATTGAGAGAATGTGAATTGTTATATTCgtcctcagccttgcggttcccatttttccccgtctcgttgccgtctgaaactaCGAAAGTCATAGTGCAgtggtcacatgactaattATCACGTCGACAAATGTCCGTAAGGGTGAAGTGGGGACAGTCCCGAGGCTACTCCTATACCCAAAATTATCGGTCaatcacttcgatcctggatcaattagcaataagacgtataatttaattctagtgtcatatactagcaatttatttgcgactttgttaatacggacaattactttgtaaatcgggaaattaacttgcgttataattgtattaatagcaattctcttgcgattatactttactgtccaagtttactgattattataaatgaagttagttcaattaaatattactgtatatatatatatactcgcaatataaaattattctgtGCCACGCATCTTTCTACATTATATTCAGCGCTTGcattttcttgtaagtaattattatcattataattggcaataaacttgcatAATCTTCTGATTAACTCCTTTTATTCCATCTATCATTGTTCAACCTATTTATTCTCCATTTTACTGGTAAGAATTGTGTAATAGTTTGATAAAATACATATTAAGTTACAAGTAGTAATTCGACTATagataagaataatttataattaataagccGTGAGataagttgataagtttttcTACATACGCTGCCGAGTTTGAACAAGTGCGGGTTCTTACTTTGCAAGAACCCTAGCCCATTGCTCTGTcccagcataataaaaatttcatagaggccagcctaagctagagttcaacccgcgaatcctggtggctgctggttaGAATCGCAAAGAGAAaggcgatttgtctcaatatatatatatatatatatatatatatatatatatattgtaacgaatgtgaaactgatcttttaaatatttgaatagctagaaaacaaatgccttcttctcttgttttatagatgcgcgattaaagtcagtcagtcttatattgacagttaaacagcaaacattgtatctcaataaactatatattgctcttgcttttttttaactgctgttaattgtggtgttgttatttctaatataagtgtgttatcattgtagtgtataagtgatattaatttaagataccaaccactacaatttggtgtcagaagtgggattcgaacccacgcCCACAATAAAAGGGGTCCAAAgaaacatgtttttttttttattacttcagTCCCATCATCTCAAAAGTTTATCTATAGTATACAAAAAATTCTCAATAAAACAGAGCttgatatttcaattttacaaagagttcaatcattttttgtttttccgtATAAATagcgtgtaaaaatttttttttttttcgttttcttcatttaaaacgacgaaaaaattgttttttttctatttcgaTGCACATAGCCTCATAGAAAAtctaattctctacaaataagCTTTGAAATAGTTTCATTGTAATTCTAACCGGTAAAAAGTTATCAGGCTTCGAATACCCGTAacagaagaaaattaaatccGATATGACTTCAGAGTTTACTTAAtataaagagtaaaaaaattaaaaaaattaagatgcGAATTGAAGACatcaaaagatataaaattttatctgaattGGACCAGAAGAagttttttatcatgaaaactatattttttcggaattttcgaGAGTTTTGTGtgattttttcacatttaaaaTGGCTCGTGGTCTCAATGAAGTTTCGATTCATATTCAGCGGATCgaaatacatgaaaatcacGCTTAGTTTTGTtccaaaacatttttttatcactaacTCTAAaagaactttttatttaaaattttatgtcaatagaaaaaagtttttttttttttttttaagaacccgtaaagaaatgatgttataaaatttcatataatcatttttgctcgggaatataaaaatgattgattaGATTACTGCTTGAAGCTGAAACATAAACTGTACGCGTGCACTTATTTGAACTAAACAGTATAAATTtgacaataatatattaatatcatctaatgaataaatttaactattaAAATCTTAGGAGTGCAAtagtatattcaaaaattataattttaagtctCAATCGTCGTATGTAAAGTTCTGGTAGTGATAGaataagtattaaattttttttttttaatagatactGTGACAATTGTAAGttctaattacaattatgCTTAGTGCttatatcaaatttaagtaaaaagtacAATAGTCTTTAGTACTTACTACAACTTTCAAGTACCAAGTACAATGTATTTAGTATAGATAAATCGTCAAAAATACTAAGTTACAAACTATTTAGTACTTTTTCTGTTTCTGAGGATAAGTATTTTTCAGACACgtaccaataattaatttgggtttcaagtcaaattttacttaaatactcAGTATTTCTTAAATCCTATTTTGCCCATCCCTGCTATAAATTAAGTGAAGATGGTAAGTCTCGTATTACGTATAGGAAACTTTGTatgtgataatttaaaattattaaaaaataacttttaggtatttgataatttatttgtaaagaaattttatttttttgtaattagtgAGTTAATAAATTGGAGATaattaacgaaataaaataattttactgttttaataataaatctaatgaggtttttattattaaattcatgTTGTCATTTATGCTCTTGCATGTTTATAATTTCGTATGAGTATAAATCCGTATAAATGTACCCAACCATACAAATTGATAAGCACTCTTGCAAGTACATGCATGATCCATTCAGTGACGTAAAAAATGGTTGAGTATGACAAGTCTTGACCAAGCATGAATTGTGTACGACCATACACAGTCATACGTAATCATGCAagctcatatatgatcatataaagtacgcgaaaaataattgtgaataATCAAGCTCGATCACGTCTGATCATGCATGTTCATACAAAGCTATACTCGGTCAGGTAGGCTCGAGCTCGATCATTCTGGCCGCTCGAAAATAGACATGGataatcatgtatgatcaatAATGATCATGGATGTCCATTTAAAGCCATGCGCAGTCATGCATGATGGTCTTGACTAGGTTAAGTATTATTACGCATTACCAAGTTTGACCAAGCATGAATCGTGCATAATCAGACTTGATCAAATACGAATCATAAATAGCCATGCAAGAACAAGCTTTATTATGCAGGCCCATGCACGATcttttaatttctattgtaCATAGTCGTGCACTGTCAAGTATGACT includes these proteins:
- the LOC130674173 gene encoding uncharacterized protein LOC130674173 — protein: MRSGPIDIIIGADHYGLIIKGVIIKRSEGLPIAQDTIFGWILLGPVTQLTYRQSITYHAAVEQSTQQLHDLLSRFWTQEEIPVTKIKKLNPDEEACEAHFQQTHRRDSSGRDIVLLPVKSSPQQLGNSYLAAYHCLIHPKRRLDHADRLKALYLDFLREYKKLNHMVESTQSTTSEPANYLPHHGVLRESSITTKLRVVFNG